Proteins encoded together in one Streptomyces sp. TLI_171 window:
- a CDS encoding amidohydrolase family protein: MADLLLRAATVVDGTGADRYRADVTVTDGRIVDIGRHLTGRHVIDADGLVLAPGFIDMHAHSDLRLLVEPEHPSRITQGVTLEVLGQDGLSYAPVDDTTLGALRRQLAGWNGDPEGFDWDWRTVGEYLDRLDRGSGVNACYLVPHGSVRMLAMGWDDRRPTPAELDLMRALVDRSLAEGAVGLSTGLTYTPGMYADTAELIALCELVAARGGFHAPHQRSYGAGALEGYAEMVEISRRSGCPLHLTHATMNFGVNEGRAGQFLALVDAALADGLDITLDSYPYLPGSTTLAALLPSWSTEGGPEATLTRLADPAARERIRADVEEHGSDGCHGVVTDWDTIQISGVRHPDLAPAVGRRISELAAEQGRTGTEVFFDLLRADRLGTTILQHVGHEENVRAIMRHPAHTAGSDGLLVGARPHPRAWGTFPRYLGHYGRELGVLSLEQAVARMTGRPARRLGLDRRGLVRPGHHADLVLFDPAAVRDTATFEQPRLPAEGIAHVLVNGVAALVDGRPTGELGGRALRRDADRQVRARG; the protein is encoded by the coding sequence ATGGCCGACCTGCTGCTGCGCGCCGCCACCGTCGTCGACGGCACCGGAGCGGACCGCTACCGCGCCGACGTCACCGTCACCGACGGCCGGATCGTCGACATCGGCCGCCATCTGACGGGCCGTCACGTCATTGATGCCGACGGCCTGGTGCTCGCCCCCGGTTTCATCGACATGCACGCCCACTCGGACCTTCGCCTGCTCGTCGAGCCCGAGCACCCGTCCCGGATCACCCAGGGCGTCACCCTGGAGGTCCTCGGCCAGGACGGCCTGTCCTACGCCCCCGTCGACGACACCACGCTCGGCGCGCTGCGCCGCCAACTCGCCGGCTGGAACGGCGACCCCGAGGGCTTCGACTGGGACTGGCGCACCGTCGGCGAGTACCTCGACCGGCTGGACCGGGGCAGCGGCGTCAACGCCTGCTACCTCGTCCCGCACGGCTCGGTCCGGATGCTCGCCATGGGCTGGGACGACCGCCGCCCCACCCCCGCCGAGCTCGACCTGATGCGGGCCCTGGTGGACCGATCGCTGGCCGAGGGCGCGGTCGGCCTGTCCACCGGCCTGACGTACACGCCCGGCATGTACGCCGACACCGCCGAACTGATCGCCCTGTGCGAGCTGGTCGCGGCCCGCGGCGGATTCCACGCCCCGCACCAACGCTCCTACGGCGCGGGCGCGTTGGAAGGCTACGCGGAGATGGTGGAGATCTCCCGGCGCTCCGGCTGCCCGCTGCACCTCACCCACGCCACGATGAACTTCGGCGTCAACGAAGGCCGCGCCGGACAGTTCCTGGCCCTGGTCGACGCCGCCCTCGCCGACGGGCTCGACATCACCCTCGACAGCTACCCCTACCTGCCCGGCTCCACCACCCTGGCCGCCCTGCTGCCCAGCTGGTCCACCGAGGGCGGCCCCGAGGCGACCCTCACCCGGCTCGCCGACCCCGCGGCCCGGGAACGGATCCGCGCCGACGTCGAGGAGCACGGCAGCGACGGCTGCCACGGCGTGGTCACCGACTGGGACACCATCCAGATCTCCGGCGTCCGCCACCCCGACCTCGCCCCCGCGGTCGGCCGCAGGATCTCCGAACTCGCCGCCGAACAGGGACGAACCGGCACCGAGGTGTTCTTCGACCTGCTGCGCGCCGACCGGTTGGGCACCACCATCCTGCAGCACGTCGGCCACGAGGAGAACGTCCGCGCCATCATGCGGCACCCCGCGCACACCGCCGGCAGCGACGGCCTGCTGGTCGGCGCCCGCCCGCACCCCCGCGCCTGGGGCACCTTCCCGCGCTACCTCGGCCACTACGGACGCGAGTTGGGCGTCCTGTCGCTGGAACAGGCGGTCGCCCGGATGACCGGCCGACCCGCCCGCCGCCTCGGCCTCGACCGGCGCGGCCTGGTCCGCCCCGGCCACCACGCCGACCTGGTGCTGTTCGACCCGGCCGCCGTCCGCGACACCGCCACGTTCGAGCAGCCCCGGCTGCCCGCCGAAGGCATCGCGCACGTCCTGGTCAACGGCGTCGCCGCGCTGGTCGACGGCCGACCCACCGGCGAGCTCGGCGGGCGGGCACTGCGTCGCGACGCCGACCGCCAGGTGCGGGCCCGCGGCTGA
- a CDS encoding alanine racemase: MDGTAGRDGANQQHDGPPQGARPQWFADPAQGPGIDTAAVAALAEERLDFRFKAIPAEAHGRTVRDWLADGPTLDGLGTPLLTLDAAALDHNLRTMAAWCEQAGVLLAPHGKTTMAPALWQAQLAAGAHAITLANLPQLRVARAFGVRRLLLANTLLDPAGLAWLSAELDRDPGFAFTSWVDSADSVRQMDAALRAAGAQRPVEVLVELGGPGGRTGARGVPAALEVAAAVHAAPTLRLAGVGGYEGALAHDAGDAALATVRGYLADLADLHRRLAADHPTATPVVTAGGSAYFDTVAEELAPLAEQVPGTRVIVRAGAYLAHDDGFYRGISPLARAAAATPLRSAMHGWARVVSHPEPQLSLLDAGKRDLPFDEGLPEPQLVRGGGPLNGAAVTALNDQHAFLREAGAAAPVGAVLRLGLSHPCTAFDKWSLIPVLDHADAEHPRVVDLVRTYF, encoded by the coding sequence ATGGACGGCACGGCAGGTCGAGACGGAGCGAACCAGCAGCACGACGGGCCGCCGCAGGGCGCCCGGCCGCAGTGGTTCGCGGACCCGGCGCAGGGCCCCGGCATCGACACCGCCGCCGTCGCCGCCCTCGCCGAGGAACGGCTCGACTTCCGGTTCAAGGCGATCCCCGCCGAGGCCCACGGCCGCACCGTCCGCGACTGGCTCGCCGACGGCCCCACCCTGGACGGCCTCGGCACCCCGCTGCTCACCCTCGACGCCGCCGCCCTCGACCACAACCTGCGCACCATGGCCGCCTGGTGCGAGCAGGCGGGCGTGCTGCTCGCCCCGCACGGCAAGACCACCATGGCCCCCGCCCTCTGGCAGGCCCAACTCGCCGCCGGCGCCCACGCCATCACGCTCGCCAACCTGCCGCAGCTGCGCGTCGCCCGCGCCTTCGGCGTCCGGCGCCTGCTGCTCGCCAACACCCTGCTCGACCCCGCCGGCCTGGCCTGGCTGTCCGCCGAACTCGACCGCGACCCCGGGTTCGCCTTCACCTCCTGGGTCGACTCCGCCGACAGCGTCCGGCAGATGGACGCCGCGCTGCGCGCCGCCGGGGCGCAGCGCCCCGTCGAGGTGCTGGTCGAACTCGGCGGTCCCGGCGGCCGCACCGGCGCCCGCGGCGTCCCCGCCGCGCTGGAGGTCGCCGCCGCCGTCCACGCCGCCCCCACCCTGCGGCTGGCCGGCGTCGGCGGCTACGAGGGCGCCCTCGCCCACGACGCGGGCGACGCCGCCCTCGCCACCGTCCGCGGCTACCTCGCCGACCTCGCCGACCTGCACCGCCGCCTCGCCGCCGACCACCCCACCGCCACCCCGGTGGTCACCGCCGGCGGCAGCGCCTACTTCGACACCGTCGCCGAGGAGTTGGCCCCGCTCGCCGAGCAGGTCCCCGGCACCCGCGTCATCGTCCGGGCCGGCGCCTACCTCGCCCACGACGACGGCTTCTACCGCGGCATCTCCCCGCTGGCCCGCGCCGCCGCCGCCACCCCGCTGCGCTCCGCCATGCACGGCTGGGCCCGGGTCGTCTCCCACCCCGAACCCCAACTCTCGCTGCTGGACGCCGGAAAGCGCGACCTGCCGTTCGACGAGGGCCTGCCCGAGCCGCAACTCGTCCGCGGCGGGGGCCCGTTGAACGGCGCCGCGGTGACCGCCCTGAACGACCAGCACGCCTTCCTGCGGGAGGCCGGCGCCGCCGCCCCCGTCGGCGCCGTGCTGCGCCTCGGCCTGTCCCACCCCTGCACCGCCTTCGACAAGTGGAGCCTGATCCCGGTCCTCGACCACGCCGACGCCGAACACCCGCGCGTCGTCGACCTGGTGCGGACGTACTTCTGA
- the cbiE gene encoding precorrin-6y C5,15-methyltransferase (decarboxylating) subunit CbiE, translated as MSAIAVVGVGADGWPGLSGAAREALGAAEAVLGGARQLALLPPEVTAQRVVWPSPLRPAVPGLLERFAGSRLAVLASGDPMFYGIGRTLRECGVPADSLRVLPHPSSVSLACARLGWPVEETEVVTLVGRAPEALHAALYPGRRVLVLSADASTPALVARLLVGRGYGPSRVRVLEQLGGPAEAVREGVADGWSLAAGDPLNVVAVECEAGPDAPRQQLVPGLRDELFESDGQLTKRHIRAATLAALGPGPGELLWDVGGGSGSIGIEWLRAHRSCRAVSVERDPVRVERIVRNAAALGVPRLRVVQGAAPDALAGLERPDAVFVGGGLTVPGVLEACWAALAPGGRLVANTVTLESEALLTQWYRRHGGELVKLSVAHAVPVGGFTGWRQAMPVTQWSVLKGAGGSGAAESVEVPVGGAK; from the coding sequence ATGTCAGCGATCGCCGTGGTCGGGGTGGGGGCGGACGGCTGGCCGGGCCTGTCGGGCGCGGCGCGGGAGGCGCTGGGCGCGGCGGAGGCGGTGCTCGGCGGGGCGCGTCAGTTGGCGCTGCTGCCGCCGGAGGTGACGGCGCAGCGGGTGGTGTGGCCCTCGCCGTTGCGACCGGCGGTGCCGGGGTTGCTGGAGCGGTTCGCGGGTAGTCGGCTGGCCGTGCTGGCCAGTGGCGATCCGATGTTCTACGGGATCGGCCGGACGCTGCGGGAGTGCGGCGTGCCGGCGGACTCGCTGCGGGTGCTGCCGCACCCGTCCTCGGTGTCGCTGGCATGTGCCCGCCTCGGCTGGCCGGTGGAGGAGACCGAGGTGGTGACGCTGGTGGGCCGGGCTCCGGAGGCGTTGCACGCGGCGCTGTACCCGGGCCGCCGGGTGCTGGTGCTGAGCGCGGACGCGTCGACGCCCGCGCTGGTGGCGCGGCTGTTGGTGGGGCGCGGCTACGGGCCGAGCCGGGTACGGGTGTTGGAGCAGCTGGGTGGCCCGGCGGAGGCGGTGCGCGAGGGCGTGGCGGACGGCTGGTCGTTGGCGGCGGGCGATCCGCTGAACGTGGTGGCGGTGGAGTGCGAGGCCGGTCCGGACGCGCCGCGGCAGCAGCTGGTGCCCGGCCTGCGGGACGAACTCTTCGAGTCCGACGGCCAGTTGACCAAGCGTCACATTCGGGCGGCGACCCTGGCGGCGCTCGGCCCGGGGCCGGGCGAGCTGCTGTGGGACGTGGGTGGCGGTTCGGGCTCGATCGGCATCGAGTGGCTGCGGGCGCACCGCAGTTGCCGCGCGGTCAGCGTGGAGCGCGACCCGGTGCGGGTGGAGCGGATCGTCCGCAACGCGGCCGCCCTGGGGGTGCCGCGGCTGCGAGTGGTGCAGGGTGCGGCGCCGGACGCGCTGGCCGGGCTGGAGCGCCCGGACGCGGTGTTCGTCGGCGGCGGGTTGACGGTGCCGGGCGTGCTGGAGGCGTGCTGGGCGGCGCTGGCGCCGGGCGGCCGGCTGGTGGCGAACACGGTGACGCTGGAGTCGGAGGCCCTGTTGACGCAGTGGTACCGGCGGCACGGCGGCGAGTTGGTGAAGCTGTCCGTCGCGCACGCGGTGCCGGTGGGCGGGTTCACGGGGTGGCGGCAGGCGATGCCGGTGACCCAGTGGAGCGTGCTGAAGGGCGCCGGCGGGTCCGGTGCCGCGGAGAGCGTGGAAGTCCCTGTCGGAGGAGCGAAGTGA
- a CDS encoding S9 family peptidase — translation MADLSFLAAPGLAAGFAAETRPRAHAAGVDVYEYDRVTAALDTLLQWPEACRAAALRHRAAAEHAAARGRARTAGAAHRLAARWFHLAGLVPDPDRDRAAAVAAEADRSMGESLALLEPAARRLSGPGFAGWLRLPGTGEPAAGAAAGPAAEEGTGKRFPVVLVIPGMDSGKEEFHAVADALLARGVAVAAIDGPGQGVLAGTSVLGADHRLAVGRALDVLAADPFRGLALDPDRIAVIGLSLGGYLAASAAAHDPRIRAAALVSGPCRLDGDALVPFVTATLAQRCGGPAAARAFADTLDLAALAPRLPEALLLVEGGQDRIPGVTPAAALTADLPHAELLHVPHGNHLLGNALPDWLPATADWLAAAVSVNASVGGSPAG, via the coding sequence ATGGCCGACCTCTCGTTCCTCGCCGCCCCCGGCCTCGCGGCCGGGTTCGCCGCCGAGACCCGCCCGCGCGCCCACGCCGCCGGGGTCGACGTGTACGAGTACGACCGGGTCACCGCCGCGCTCGACACCCTGCTGCAGTGGCCCGAGGCCTGCCGCGCGGCAGCGCTGCGGCACCGGGCCGCCGCCGAACACGCCGCCGCACGCGGTCGCGCCCGCACCGCCGGGGCGGCGCACCGGCTGGCCGCCCGCTGGTTCCACCTGGCCGGCCTGGTGCCCGACCCGGACCGCGACCGGGCGGCCGCCGTCGCCGCCGAGGCGGACCGGTCGATGGGGGAGTCGCTGGCCCTGCTCGAACCCGCGGCACGACGGCTGTCCGGGCCCGGGTTCGCGGGCTGGCTGCGCCTGCCCGGGACCGGCGAACCGGCAGCGGGCGCGGCGGCGGGACCGGCAGCGGAGGAGGGCACGGGGAAGCGTTTTCCCGTTGTCCTGGTGATCCCCGGCATGGACTCCGGGAAGGAGGAGTTCCACGCCGTGGCCGACGCCCTGCTGGCCCGCGGTGTCGCCGTGGCGGCGATCGACGGGCCCGGCCAGGGGGTGCTGGCCGGTACGAGCGTGCTCGGGGCGGACCACCGGCTCGCCGTCGGCCGGGCCCTGGACGTCCTGGCCGCCGACCCCTTTCGCGGCCTGGCCCTGGATCCGGACCGGATTGCGGTGATCGGCCTGAGCCTGGGCGGGTACCTCGCCGCCTCGGCCGCCGCCCACGACCCGCGGATCCGGGCGGCGGCGCTGGTCAGCGGCCCCTGCCGGCTGGATGGGGACGCCCTGGTCCCGTTCGTCACCGCGACCCTCGCCCAGCGCTGCGGCGGCCCCGCCGCCGCCCGCGCCTTCGCCGACACCCTCGACCTGGCCGCGCTCGCACCCCGCCTCCCCGAGGCCCTGCTGCTGGTCGAGGGCGGACAGGACCGCATCCCGGGTGTCACCCCCGCCGCCGCCCTGACCGCGGACCTCCCGCACGCCGAGCTGCTGCACGTCCCCCACGGCAACCACCTGCTCGGCAACGCCCTGCCCGACTGGCTCCCGGCCACGGCCGACTGGCTGGCCGCCGCCGTGTCGGTGAACGCCTCGGTGGGTGGGTCCCCGGCCGGCTGA
- a CDS encoding bifunctional 4-hydroxy-2-oxoglutarate aldolase/2-dehydro-3-deoxy-phosphogluconate aldolase, with product MSTETTDLRAALAAQPVIAVVRAPVIPDPVALCEALAAGGIAWTELTFTTPDVTRHLARAAQAGCRIGVGTVRTADQARAGIEAGAGFLVTPGLRPAVAETARAAGVPVVMGALTPSEVADAVDLGAAAVKIFPAKAFGPGYFKDLRGPYPDVPLVASGGVNAGNAKDFLDHGALAVCAGTDVVPPQAVADGDWADITRRAEQFVASLG from the coding sequence ATGAGCACGGAAACGACGGACCTGCGGGCGGCGCTGGCCGCACAGCCGGTGATCGCGGTGGTACGGGCACCCGTGATCCCCGACCCGGTCGCGCTCTGCGAGGCCCTCGCCGCGGGCGGCATCGCCTGGACCGAACTCACCTTCACCACACCGGACGTGACCCGCCACCTGGCGCGCGCAGCGCAGGCCGGCTGCCGGATCGGCGTCGGCACCGTCCGCACCGCCGACCAGGCCCGCGCGGGCATCGAAGCCGGCGCCGGCTTCCTGGTCACCCCCGGGCTGCGCCCCGCCGTCGCGGAGACCGCCCGCGCGGCCGGAGTCCCGGTGGTGATGGGCGCGTTGACGCCCAGCGAGGTCGCCGACGCGGTCGACCTGGGCGCCGCCGCGGTGAAGATCTTCCCCGCGAAGGCCTTCGGCCCCGGCTACTTCAAGGATCTTCGTGGCCCCTACCCGGACGTCCCGCTGGTGGCCTCCGGCGGCGTCAACGCGGGCAATGCCAAGGACTTCCTCGACCACGGCGCGCTCGCCGTCTGCGCCGGCACCGACGTCGTCCCGCCGCAGGCCGTCGCCGACGGCGACTGGGCCGACATCACCCGCCGCGCCGAGCAGTTCGTCGCCTCGCTGGGATGA
- a CDS encoding MarR family winged helix-turn-helix transcriptional regulator — translation MGMPASDRLGVDLHRADQELLAAKRAAVEPAGLTVPQYAALYVLAENAGISGAALARSCQVTPQAMAVLLKLLTERGLVERAPHRWHRNVLETRLTDRGRAALDLADGRATAVEQALRAEFTPAEAELLRALLSRATDALRRAAEGLD, via the coding sequence ATGGGAATGCCCGCCAGCGACCGCCTCGGCGTCGACCTGCACCGCGCCGACCAGGAACTGCTGGCCGCCAAGCGCGCAGCGGTCGAGCCCGCCGGACTGACCGTGCCGCAGTACGCGGCCCTGTACGTGCTCGCCGAGAACGCGGGCATCAGCGGCGCCGCGCTGGCCCGGTCCTGCCAGGTCACCCCGCAGGCGATGGCGGTGCTGCTCAAGCTGCTCACCGAGCGCGGCCTGGTCGAACGGGCCCCGCACCGCTGGCACCGCAACGTGCTGGAGACCCGCCTGACCGACCGCGGCCGGGCCGCCCTCGACCTCGCGGACGGCCGGGCCACCGCCGTCGAACAGGCGCTGCGCGCCGAGTTCACGCCCGCCGAGGCCGAGCTGCTCCGCGCCCTGCTGTCCCGCGCCACGGACGCGCTGCGGCGCGCCGCCGAGGGCCTCGACTGA
- the cobM gene encoding precorrin-4 C(11)-methyltransferase, producing MTVYFIGAGPGAADLITVRGQRTLARCGVCLYAGSLVPPELLADCPPDARLVDTANLDLDQILAEIVSAHRAGQDVARLHSGDPSVFSAMAEQMRRLDAAEIPYEVVPGVPAFAAAAAALKRELTVPTVGQTVILTRVARQATPMPPGEELAVLGKSGALLVLHLAARYVDSVVEELLPHYGPDCPAAVVAMASRPDELVLRGTLGDIAVQVNAAGVLRTAVIIVGRTLAATEFRDSHLYSTTRSR from the coding sequence GTGACGGTCTATTTCATCGGTGCCGGTCCGGGCGCCGCAGATCTGATCACGGTGCGCGGCCAGCGCACCCTGGCGCGCTGCGGGGTGTGCCTGTACGCGGGCAGCCTGGTGCCGCCGGAGCTGCTGGCGGACTGCCCGCCGGACGCGCGCCTGGTGGACACCGCGAACCTGGACCTGGACCAGATCCTGGCCGAGATCGTCAGCGCGCACCGGGCGGGCCAGGACGTGGCGCGGCTGCACTCGGGCGACCCGTCGGTGTTCTCCGCGATGGCGGAGCAGATGCGCCGCCTGGACGCCGCGGAGATCCCGTACGAGGTGGTTCCGGGCGTTCCGGCGTTCGCCGCCGCCGCGGCGGCGCTGAAGCGGGAGTTGACGGTGCCCACCGTCGGCCAGACGGTGATCCTGACCCGGGTGGCCCGGCAGGCGACCCCGATGCCGCCCGGCGAGGAGCTGGCGGTCCTCGGGAAGAGCGGTGCGCTGCTGGTGCTGCACCTGGCGGCCCGGTACGTGGACAGCGTGGTGGAGGAGCTGCTGCCGCACTACGGCCCGGACTGCCCGGCCGCGGTGGTGGCGATGGCCAGCCGCCCGGACGAGCTGGTGCTGCGCGGCACGCTCGGCGACATCGCCGTCCAGGTGAACGCGGCGGGGGTGCTGCGCACCGCGGTGATCATCGTCGGCCGCACCCTGGCCGCGACCGAGTTCCGCGACAGCCACCTGTACTCGACCACCCGCAGCCGCTGA